One window of Leucobacter komagatae genomic DNA carries:
- a CDS encoding DUF1648 domain-containing protein: MTHTAQLGRAKRAARTVGLIVPGIVLVASVAVQLIWLPRMPDPAATHWGPSGLPDGFGAPWSNLVLFAVLGLVTLFLPQLQLLQQRGMAPATGAGTWASANRWLPAFALGLVVSLQTNALGVALTQLDAADARETGSTLGWLIGGWVAGAVAGIVGYLLQPRVRIDPETGAPTAQALPLGEAERAAWVGEIRPSRGVAWGLAVVNVLIAAMTAWMFTVEPLAGWISLGVFALVAVSTGMCMWFSVRIGPAGFEARSRFGWPVFRVPAADVADVVTARIEPLGEFGGWGLRFAGGRTGIVPRGGEGIVITRRSGRVLVVTVDGAEDAAAVLAEATAKAAEQAAEPIEGDSQ, from the coding sequence ATGACACACACGGCTCAGCTTGGCCGAGCGAAGCGCGCGGCGCGCACCGTCGGCTTGATCGTGCCGGGCATCGTGCTCGTCGCCTCGGTCGCGGTGCAGCTCATCTGGCTGCCGCGCATGCCCGATCCCGCCGCGACCCACTGGGGCCCATCCGGCCTGCCCGATGGCTTCGGCGCCCCGTGGTCGAACCTGGTGCTGTTCGCGGTGCTCGGCCTGGTGACCCTGTTCCTCCCCCAGTTGCAGCTGCTGCAGCAGCGGGGCATGGCCCCGGCGACCGGGGCGGGCACGTGGGCTTCCGCGAACCGGTGGCTGCCCGCATTCGCGCTCGGCCTCGTAGTGTCGCTGCAGACCAACGCGCTCGGGGTTGCGCTAACGCAGCTCGACGCGGCCGACGCGCGGGAGACCGGTTCGACGCTCGGCTGGCTCATCGGCGGATGGGTCGCCGGGGCCGTCGCCGGTATCGTCGGCTACCTCCTCCAGCCCCGGGTGCGCATCGACCCCGAGACGGGCGCGCCGACCGCTCAGGCGCTTCCCCTCGGGGAGGCCGAGCGCGCGGCTTGGGTGGGCGAGATTCGCCCATCGCGCGGGGTGGCCTGGGGCCTTGCGGTCGTGAACGTGCTGATCGCGGCGATGACCGCTTGGATGTTCACTGTCGAACCTCTTGCCGGCTGGATCAGCCTCGGTGTGTTCGCGCTCGTCGCCGTCTCGACCGGAATGTGCATGTGGTTCAGCGTGCGGATCGGCCCCGCAGGGTTCGAGGCGCGCTCGCGCTTCGGATGGCCGGTGTTTCGAGTTCCGGCGGCGGACGTCGCCGATGTGGTGACCGCGCGGATCGAGCCGCTAGGCGAGTTCGGCGGCTGGGGTCTCCGCTTTGCGGGCGGCCGCACCGGGATCGTGCCGCGAGGTGGCGAGGGCATCGTCATCACCAGGCGCAGCGGGAGAGTGCTCGTCGTCACGGTCGATGGCGCGGAGGATGCTGCGGCGGTGCTCGCCGAGGCAACGGCAAAAGCAGCAGAGCAAGCAGCAGAACCAATCGAAGGAGATTCGCAATGA
- a CDS encoding CPBP family intramembrane glutamic endopeptidase, with translation MTQQPISGAQPEPLTRVPWSAVALFVAVAYGLAWLVMLPMWQLDPATAASIPLGTQMLMQLLPSVMMFTPAVAMLVAVFVMKTPRRGRARFLGLWPLRPAKRVVWFIVLGNFAPIVIVALALGVATLFGWYTPDFAELSGFAATLAAAGTPPELAHTVMLTQLAMVPFASLINLLPAFGEEIGWRGWLLPALRPLGTWPALLVSGAIWGVWHAPVTLLGHNFGLLDWRGVALMTVGSVLWGILFGWLRLRSASVWPAVIAHGALNGAGALFMVFTTAGAPLPLPLVNPLGVSGWIVAAILIAALAATGQFGKQPSLAPPRR, from the coding sequence ATGACGCAGCAACCGATCTCGGGCGCACAGCCCGAACCGCTCACGCGCGTGCCGTGGAGCGCCGTCGCGCTCTTCGTCGCGGTCGCCTACGGGCTCGCTTGGCTCGTCATGCTGCCGATGTGGCAGCTCGACCCGGCGACGGCGGCGAGCATTCCGCTCGGCACGCAGATGCTCATGCAGCTGCTGCCGTCGGTCATGATGTTCACGCCGGCGGTCGCAATGCTCGTCGCAGTGTTCGTGATGAAGACGCCGCGGCGCGGGCGGGCCCGGTTCCTCGGCCTGTGGCCGCTCCGGCCCGCGAAGCGCGTCGTCTGGTTCATCGTGCTCGGCAACTTCGCGCCGATCGTGATCGTCGCGCTCGCGCTCGGCGTCGCGACGCTCTTCGGCTGGTACACCCCCGACTTCGCCGAGCTTTCGGGGTTTGCGGCCACGCTCGCGGCGGCAGGGACTCCGCCCGAACTCGCGCACACCGTCATGCTCACGCAGCTCGCGATGGTGCCGTTTGCGAGCCTCATCAACCTGCTCCCGGCGTTCGGCGAAGAGATCGGCTGGCGAGGCTGGCTGCTGCCCGCGCTTCGCCCGCTGGGCACCTGGCCGGCCCTGCTCGTGAGCGGCGCGATCTGGGGCGTCTGGCACGCGCCGGTGACGCTGCTCGGCCACAACTTCGGGCTGCTTGATTGGCGCGGGGTTGCCCTCATGACCGTGGGCAGCGTGCTCTGGGGGATCCTGTTCGGCTGGCTGCGCCTGCGCAGCGCGTCCGTGTGGCCCGCCGTCATCGCGCACGGTGCGCTCAACGGGGCGGGGGCCCTCTTCATGGTGTTTACGACCGCCGGGGCGCCGCTGCCCCTGCCTCTCGTGAACCCGCTCGGCGTCTCCGGGTGGATCGTCGCCGCGATCTTGATCGCCGCGCTCGCCGCGACGGGCCAGTTCGGCAAGCAGCCGAGCCTGGCACCGCCTCGGCGTTAG
- a CDS encoding PQQ-dependent sugar dehydrogenase: protein MHRSPCPKCTLALTAGALAALLALTGCAAEPPSDPPAPSPAPTTAAPTETPAETFGPRQPTTGLSAPWSIAFVANSALVSERDSGRLLELTEDGASREITTIAGVVHGGEGGLLGLAVSPAEAGAQPEFLYAYSTAESGNRVQRFPLTGEPGSLAVGEPRTIIEGIPRATSHNGGRIAFGPDGMLYVTAGDASQPWLSQDLDSLGGKILRLTPDGKVPGDNPFDGSPVYTYGHRNPQGIAWAQDGTMYSSEFGQDTWDELNVITAGSNYGWPEVEGIAGDGRYVDPVQQWTPDEASPSGIAITDGTIYIANLRGQRVRTVPLSDLAASSDHFVEEYGRIRDVAVSPDGKLWLLSNNTDGRVEPREGDDRFIDSGLVQ from the coding sequence ATGCACCGTTCACCATGCCCGAAATGCACGTTAGCCCTCACCGCGGGCGCCCTCGCGGCGCTCCTCGCGCTCACGGGATGCGCAGCTGAGCCGCCATCGGATCCGCCAGCCCCGTCACCGGCACCCACAACAGCGGCCCCAACGGAAACGCCAGCCGAGACGTTCGGCCCGCGGCAGCCGACGACCGGCCTCTCTGCCCCCTGGTCGATCGCGTTCGTCGCGAACTCGGCCCTCGTGAGCGAACGCGACTCAGGGCGACTCCTCGAGCTCACGGAAGACGGGGCCAGCCGCGAGATCACGACAATCGCCGGTGTCGTGCACGGCGGCGAGGGTGGCCTGTTAGGGCTTGCGGTGTCGCCCGCCGAAGCAGGCGCCCAGCCCGAGTTTCTGTATGCCTACTCGACGGCCGAGTCCGGCAACCGCGTACAGCGCTTCCCCCTCACGGGCGAGCCCGGCTCACTCGCGGTCGGCGAACCCAGGACGATCATCGAAGGCATCCCGCGCGCCACCTCGCACAATGGCGGCCGGATCGCGTTCGGCCCCGACGGAATGCTCTACGTCACCGCCGGCGACGCCTCGCAACCGTGGCTGTCGCAAGACCTCGACAGCCTGGGCGGCAAGATCCTCCGGCTCACCCCCGACGGCAAAGTGCCCGGCGACAACCCGTTCGATGGCTCCCCCGTCTACACGTACGGGCACCGCAACCCGCAAGGGATCGCGTGGGCGCAAGACGGCACCATGTACTCGAGCGAGTTCGGTCAGGACACCTGGGATGAGCTCAATGTCATCACCGCGGGATCGAACTACGGCTGGCCCGAGGTCGAGGGGATCGCGGGCGACGGCAGGTACGTCGACCCGGTGCAGCAGTGGACCCCGGACGAGGCTAGCCCGAGCGGCATCGCGATCACGGACGGCACGATCTACATCGCGAACCTGCGCGGCCAGCGCGTGCGGACGGTGCCGCTGTCGGACCTCGCGGCGAGTTCCGACCACTTCGTCGAGGAGTACGGCAGGATTCGCGACGTCGCTGTCTCCCCCGACGGGAAGCTCTGGCTGCTCAGCAACAACACCGACGGCCGGGTGGAGCCACGCGAGGGTGACGATCGGTTTATCGACTCGGGCCTCGTGCAGTAG
- a CDS encoding acyl-CoA dehydrogenase family protein codes for MTTTIDQLFNVADFVTEEEREWQLKAREFAQTKINPIIDQAFEDRRLPVELLPEVGEFGAFGMYMNGYGLRGASSVAYGLVAMEFEAADSGFRTALSVQGSLAMGAIYKFGSEEQKQQWLPAMGRGEAIGFFGLTEPQGGSDPNTMLTSARRDGDQWVLNGKKRWIGLATIAQVGVIWAKDEEGVVRGFVVPTETEGFKATAIENKLSMRASLQTEIELTDVRLPADAILPGAKGLSAPFKCLNEARYGIAWGVMGAARSCLEAAVERSQTREVFGAPIGSKQIIQAQLADMFVEYEKGMLLALHLGRLKDAGNLTYGQISVGKLNNVREAIKIAGQCRSILGGDGITSDFPVMRHMANLESVRTYEGTDEVHQLVIGRELTGIAAF; via the coding sequence ATGACCACCACGATTGACCAGCTGTTCAACGTCGCCGACTTCGTCACCGAAGAAGAGCGCGAGTGGCAGCTCAAGGCGCGAGAGTTCGCGCAGACCAAGATCAACCCGATCATCGACCAGGCGTTCGAGGATCGCCGGCTCCCCGTCGAGCTGCTCCCCGAGGTCGGCGAGTTCGGCGCGTTCGGCATGTACATGAATGGCTACGGTCTTCGCGGCGCCTCGTCTGTCGCGTACGGCCTCGTCGCGATGGAGTTCGAAGCTGCGGACTCGGGCTTCCGCACCGCGCTCTCGGTGCAGGGCTCGCTCGCGATGGGTGCAATCTACAAGTTCGGTTCGGAAGAGCAGAAGCAGCAGTGGCTCCCGGCCATGGGGCGCGGCGAAGCGATCGGCTTCTTCGGCCTGACCGAGCCCCAGGGCGGCTCCGACCCGAACACCATGCTCACCTCGGCTCGCCGCGACGGCGACCAGTGGGTGCTCAACGGCAAGAAGCGCTGGATCGGGCTCGCAACGATCGCCCAGGTCGGCGTCATCTGGGCGAAGGACGAGGAGGGCGTCGTGCGCGGCTTCGTCGTGCCGACCGAGACCGAAGGCTTCAAGGCGACTGCGATCGAGAACAAGCTCTCGATGCGCGCTTCGCTGCAGACCGAGATCGAGCTCACCGATGTGCGGCTCCCGGCAGACGCCATTCTCCCGGGCGCGAAGGGCCTGTCGGCTCCGTTCAAGTGCCTGAACGAGGCGCGGTACGGCATCGCCTGGGGGGTTATGGGCGCCGCGCGCTCATGCCTCGAAGCAGCAGTCGAGCGCTCGCAGACGCGCGAGGTGTTCGGCGCTCCGATCGGCTCGAAGCAGATCATCCAGGCGCAGCTCGCCGACATGTTCGTTGAGTACGAGAAGGGCATGCTGCTCGCGCTGCACCTCGGGCGGCTGAAGGACGCGGGCAACCTGACCTACGGCCAGATCTCCGTTGGCAAGCTGAACAACGTGCGCGAGGCCATCAAGATCGCCGGCCAGTGCCGTTCGATTCTCGGTGGTGACGGCATCACCTCGGACTTCCCGGTGATGCGTCACATGGCGAACCTCGAGTCCGTGCGCACCTACGAGGGCACCGACGAGGTGCACCAGCTCGTGATCGGGCGCGAGCTCACCGGCATCGCTGCGTTTTAG
- a CDS encoding GntR family transcriptional regulator, whose translation MLIRINEASERAIYEQIADSVRADIASGKVRAGTVLPAAKRLAVALDINVHTVLRAYQQLRDERLVDLRRGRGAVVTALASTLVELSGEVRELVARARSLGVSQTTLAALVANEGPGRTPPADPIPLQFSEEQAAA comes from the coding sequence ATGCTGATCCGAATCAACGAGGCGAGTGAGCGCGCGATCTACGAGCAGATCGCCGACTCCGTGCGTGCCGATATCGCATCGGGGAAGGTGCGCGCCGGCACCGTGCTCCCCGCGGCGAAGCGGCTTGCCGTCGCGCTCGACATCAACGTGCACACCGTGCTGCGGGCCTACCAGCAGCTGCGCGACGAGCGTCTTGTAGACCTCAGGCGGGGCCGCGGCGCCGTCGTGACCGCGCTGGCGAGCACGCTCGTCGAGCTGTCTGGGGAGGTGCGTGAGCTCGTCGCCCGCGCCCGATCGCTCGGCGTGAGCCAAACCACACTTGCCGCTCTCGTCGCGAACGAGGGCCCGGGGCGCACGCCACCCGCCGACCCGATCCCGCTGCAGTTTTCAGAGGAGCAAGCCGCCGCATGA
- a CDS encoding DUF1648 domain-containing protein, whose protein sequence is MTNTVPAQPTPKPHPDLLRARTAARIVGLVIPLGLVVVGVIVTLVWLPRLPNPVAVHWNGAGVADGFGSPMLGLFLFPVAGLTMAALYFLQRAPNWVTGQRPGGDIWGPINRLTPAIALGGATTIFSLDIITTAIQLDLADARQLEPNLAVSIMPAVIGITAAALGYFAQPRLRLLAPVEAESGEVLDLAPAERVAWVGSIGVSRAYFWIMGASLVVLVACLILVASIRPAEPVGVAIVAVSLLAVLVLTVTCMRFNVRIDERGFEARSFVGWPVVRVPAGQVTDVEVSDIHPFGEFGGWGWRISVDGKVGIVMRAGEGIRVTRSRGRPLVVTLDDADSAAAALATAARRARTGDSPDSSGGNE, encoded by the coding sequence ATGACGAACACAGTGCCAGCGCAGCCCACCCCAAAACCGCACCCCGACCTGCTCCGCGCACGCACGGCCGCGCGCATCGTCGGCCTCGTCATCCCGCTCGGCCTCGTCGTCGTCGGCGTGATCGTCACGCTCGTCTGGCTCCCACGCCTACCCAACCCGGTTGCGGTGCACTGGAACGGTGCCGGTGTCGCTGACGGCTTTGGCAGCCCGATGCTCGGTTTGTTCTTGTTTCCTGTGGCGGGCCTCACGATGGCCGCCCTGTATTTCCTGCAGCGGGCACCAAACTGGGTCACTGGGCAGCGGCCCGGCGGCGACATCTGGGGGCCGATCAATCGCCTCACCCCGGCGATCGCGCTCGGCGGCGCCACGACGATCTTTTCGCTCGATATCATCACGACCGCGATCCAGCTCGACCTTGCCGACGCCAGGCAGCTCGAACCGAACCTCGCCGTCTCCATCATGCCTGCGGTGATTGGAATTACCGCTGCCGCGCTCGGCTACTTCGCGCAGCCGCGGCTGCGGCTCTTGGCACCCGTCGAGGCTGAGTCGGGTGAAGTGCTCGACCTCGCCCCAGCCGAACGCGTCGCGTGGGTCGGGTCGATCGGCGTCAGTCGGGCGTACTTCTGGATCATGGGGGCTTCGCTGGTGGTGCTGGTCGCCTGCCTGATCCTCGTGGCAAGTATCAGACCGGCTGAGCCGGTGGGGGTCGCGATCGTGGCGGTGTCGCTGCTGGCGGTGCTCGTACTCACGGTGACCTGCATGCGGTTCAACGTGCGCATCGACGAGCGCGGCTTTGAGGCGAGGTCGTTCGTTGGCTGGCCAGTGGTGCGCGTGCCCGCGGGGCAGGTCACCGATGTCGAGGTGAGTGACATCCATCCATTCGGCGAGTTTGGGGGCTGGGGCTGGCGTATCTCGGTCGATGGCAAGGTCGGCATCGTCATGCGCGCGGGCGAAGGGATCCGCGTCACCCGGAGCAGGGGGCGACCGCTCGTCGTGACGCTCGACGACGCCGATTCTGCGGCAGCCGCGCTCGCGACCGCGGCCCGGCGGGCCCGCACTGGAGACTCACCGGACAGCAGTGGAGGAAACGAATGA